From one bacterium genomic stretch:
- a CDS encoding N-6 DNA methylase, with amino-acid sequence MTPRHEVIIEAVDRTLRATREVLHKRGQLSSRGQALDELSKLLFAHVQGTKEGSGGISTRLFADGAANPAAALKEYVDRVTLRSLPESLAHAVDMRDFELRLKPQEGSLALELVSCFETLLRQTAAFSFDGVDVLNEVFGKFLADSFIDEKELGQYLTPPEVVRFMVALALGGLGESEVSSLCDPSHCRDFGLILDPACGVGSFLAEMVRSLRSRMEVRVTDANLRSEWLKRMLEHVIVGIDKSERMIRLALTNMAMFGLPMARLYLANSLTRSGDDARLTESLVGKARLIMTNPPFGASFQGNDLLKYRIATDWSRHSPSRLDSELLFVERYIDWLAPGGQLVAIVPDSILTNKGVFEDLRRGIAGSVDLCAVVSLPSVTFGVAGTNTKTSILHLRKRRRGNAESSRTAFAICQDIGFGVTTKANQRVKVVHGDGELPRILDEIATCSPRPVFVRWMESAESSDRWDAHRHASLTAEVENRLASLVDGDVCVSDVASLVDERTDPRRWGTNRFDYIEISDIDPRTCVVHSKEVDVSSTPSRARRLVRAGDVLVSTVRPERRVVGVVGRSQDGHVCTTGLAVLRPKAIHPLVLAFLLKSDFVAAQLLQHNVGIAYPAIDEACLLDVLLPAREHDLSSLSEQAGRIATSEEQLDAERKSFLEELDELEVGWRQVTATVDPKPRRAYRTTSRHRPRRSDSGSRELGIFEPSEDHRV; translated from the coding sequence GTGACGCCGAGGCACGAGGTGATCATTGAGGCAGTAGACCGGACTCTGAGGGCAACACGAGAAGTACTGCACAAGAGGGGTCAGTTGTCCTCAAGGGGACAGGCGCTGGATGAGTTGTCCAAACTGCTCTTTGCCCATGTGCAAGGCACCAAGGAGGGCAGTGGGGGCATATCAACCCGTCTGTTCGCAGATGGTGCTGCTAACCCGGCTGCTGCGCTCAAGGAGTATGTGGACAGAGTCACGCTCCGTAGTCTGCCTGAATCGCTCGCTCACGCGGTTGACATGAGGGATTTTGAGCTAAGGCTGAAGCCGCAGGAGGGATCTCTAGCCCTAGAATTGGTTAGCTGCTTTGAGACACTGCTGCGTCAGACTGCGGCGTTCAGTTTCGATGGCGTCGATGTCCTGAATGAGGTGTTCGGCAAGTTCTTGGCCGACTCGTTCATCGACGAGAAGGAACTCGGACAGTACTTGACTCCACCCGAGGTCGTGCGTTTCATGGTTGCACTCGCCTTGGGAGGACTTGGGGAATCCGAAGTCTCATCGCTGTGCGACCCCTCGCATTGTAGAGACTTTGGCCTCATCTTGGACCCGGCATGCGGGGTGGGGTCGTTTCTGGCCGAGATGGTGCGTAGCCTACGTTCACGGATGGAGGTACGCGTCACGGATGCCAATCTCCGTTCGGAGTGGCTCAAGCGAATGCTTGAGCATGTGATTGTCGGCATCGACAAGAGCGAGAGGATGATAAGGCTCGCACTGACGAACATGGCTATGTTTGGATTGCCAATGGCGCGCCTATACTTGGCGAACTCACTCACCCGCAGCGGTGACGACGCTCGACTCACCGAGTCGCTTGTTGGCAAGGCGCGGTTGATCATGACAAACCCGCCGTTTGGCGCCTCGTTTCAAGGCAATGACCTGTTGAAATACAGGATCGCGACGGATTGGTCCCGCCACTCGCCTAGCCGGCTAGATTCCGAGTTGCTTTTCGTGGAGCGATACATCGACTGGCTCGCACCTGGAGGGCAACTCGTCGCCATCGTCCCGGACAGCATACTCACAAACAAAGGGGTGTTCGAGGACCTGCGCCGAGGTATCGCCGGTTCAGTGGATCTCTGCGCTGTAGTTTCCCTTCCAAGTGTAACGTTCGGTGTAGCGGGCACGAACACGAAAACGTCAATTCTCCACCTTCGCAAGCGAAGGCGCGGAAACGCCGAGTCATCAAGGACAGCCTTCGCGATCTGCCAGGACATCGGCTTCGGAGTAACGACGAAGGCGAACCAGCGTGTGAAAGTCGTCCATGGCGATGGGGAGCTCCCACGCATACTGGACGAAATTGCGACATGCAGTCCGAGGCCTGTCTTCGTAAGATGGATGGAGAGTGCGGAGTCCTCGGACCGTTGGGATGCCCACCGCCACGCGTCGCTCACGGCAGAGGTGGAGAACCGCCTTGCCAGCCTAGTCGATGGCGACGTGTGCGTATCCGACGTGGCCTCCTTGGTTGACGAAAGAACGGACCCGCGGCGCTGGGGCACAAACCGTTTCGACTACATAGAGATATCAGACATAGACCCGCGTACATGCGTGGTCCACAGCAAGGAAGTCGACGTGTCGTCAACGCCGAGTCGGGCCCGCCGGCTAGTGCGAGCTGGTGACGTGCTGGTTTCAACAGTTCGGCCTGAGCGACGCGTGGTGGGCGTCGTCGGTAGGTCACAAGATGGCCATGTCTGCACTACTGGCCTAGCCGTACTACGACCGAAGGCGATCCACCCGTTGGTGCTGGCCTTTCTACTGAAATCCGACTTCGTGGCAGCCCAACTCCTGCAGCATAACGTGGGGATCGCTTACCCTGCGATTGACGAGGCATGCCTGTTGGACGTACTGCTCCCTGCCAGAGAACATGATCTGTCGAGCCTGTCTGAGCAGGCGGGCAGAATCGCAACGAGCGAGGAGCAACTGGACGCGGAGAGGAAGTCGTTCCTGGAAGAACTGGACGAACTAGAAGTTGGCTGGCGTCAGGTGACCGCTACGGTAGATCCCAAACCTCGTCGAGCGTACCGAACCACGTCCCGTCACCGACCTCGCAGATCGGATTCTGGTTCACGTGAGCTGGGTATTTTTGAGCCCTCGGAAGACCATAGGGTCTGA
- a CDS encoding HNH endonuclease signature motif containing protein — protein sequence MKPALLRVVYDKTHGHCHFCGDKVVLENYGKKRKPYPDGAWELDHVIQRKKGGASEADNYLPACKQCNHLRWHRNGRDLRRLILLGLVAQDEIKAGTKLGAKIHAKFEMREAQNRRRREKPR from the coding sequence ATGAAGCCGGCACTGCTGCGGGTGGTATACGACAAAACCCACGGCCACTGCCATTTCTGCGGGGACAAGGTTGTGCTGGAGAACTACGGCAAGAAGAGGAAGCCATACCCAGACGGGGCGTGGGAACTAGACCATGTCATCCAGCGCAAGAAGGGCGGAGCCAGCGAGGCCGATAACTATCTGCCCGCATGCAAGCAGTGCAACCATCTGCGCTGGCACCGGAATGGACGGGACCTTCGCAGGCTCATCCTTCTCGGTCTTGTCGCCCAAGACGAAATCAAGGCCGGTACGAAGCTCGGCGCTAAGATTCATGCCAAGTTCGAGATGCGCGAGGCCCAGAACAGGCGCCGTCGCGAGAAGCCCCGGTGA
- a CDS encoding DEAD/DEAH box helicase family protein, which translates to MNPEERAREKIDEKLEAAGWVIQDRVLVDLGAGPGVVVREFTLDTGEADYVLFVDRKACGVIEAKPDGTTLSGVADQTSRYQSGVPDVLPTHEHGMCFAYESTGVETFFRDQRDKDTRSRRVFSFHTPETLRGWLAEADTLRTRLKAMPPLLKPGLRSCQVEAITNLEKSFADTRPRALIQMASGGGKTFTAVTFSYRLIKHAGARRILFLVDRNNLGRQTRREFQQYATPDDGRKFTELYNVQHLTSNTFDPVSRVCITTIQRLYSMLRGEPDLDPELEEKSMFDTAAFDERPKDVAYNPNLPIETFDFVITDECHRSIYHLWRQVLEYFDAFVIGLTATPSKQTFGFFNQNLVMEYNHERAVADGVNVGYDVYRIKTEITDKGGKVDAGYHVDRRDKLTRKTRWEQLDDDFVYDGRELDRSVVAPDQIRTIVRTFKAKLPTELFPGRTEVPKTLIFAKDDSHAEDIVGIVREEFGQGNDFCKKITYRTTGEKPEDLIASFRNSFNPRIAVTVDMISTGTDIRPLECLIFMRDTKSSLYFDQMKGRGMRVIDPNELQAVTPDAKSKTRFVIVDAVGVFESDKTQTRSLERKRTVPFDKLLDEVALGRHDEDTVSSLAGRSARLDRPSHAFDIKPLSF; encoded by the coding sequence ATGAATCCTGAAGAGCGGGCGCGCGAGAAGATAGACGAGAAGCTCGAAGCCGCGGGCTGGGTTATCCAAGACCGCGTCTTGGTGGACCTCGGGGCCGGACCAGGCGTGGTCGTGCGCGAGTTCACACTCGACACGGGCGAGGCCGACTACGTCCTGTTCGTTGACCGCAAGGCCTGCGGCGTAATCGAAGCGAAGCCGGACGGGACGACGCTCTCCGGCGTCGCCGACCAGACCAGTCGCTACCAGTCCGGCGTGCCCGACGTTCTGCCGACCCACGAGCATGGCATGTGCTTCGCCTACGAGAGCACCGGCGTCGAGACGTTCTTCCGCGACCAGCGCGACAAGGACACCCGTTCGCGGCGCGTCTTCTCGTTCCACACGCCCGAGACCCTGCGCGGGTGGTTGGCCGAAGCCGACACGCTGCGCACGCGGCTGAAGGCGATGCCCCCGCTCCTCAAGCCCGGGCTTCGCAGCTGCCAGGTCGAAGCCATCACCAACCTTGAGAAGTCGTTCGCCGACACGCGGCCGCGCGCGCTCATCCAGATGGCCTCAGGCGGCGGCAAGACCTTCACCGCGGTCACGTTCAGCTACCGGCTCATCAAGCACGCCGGCGCCCGGCGCATCCTGTTCCTGGTCGACCGCAACAACCTCGGCCGCCAGACCCGGCGCGAGTTCCAGCAATACGCTACGCCCGACGACGGCCGCAAGTTCACCGAACTCTACAACGTCCAGCACCTGACCTCGAACACCTTTGACCCGGTCAGCCGCGTTTGCATCACGACCATCCAGCGGCTCTACTCGATGCTGCGCGGCGAGCCGGACCTCGACCCGGAGCTCGAAGAGAAGTCGATGTTCGACACTGCCGCGTTCGACGAGCGGCCCAAGGACGTCGCGTACAACCCGAACCTGCCCATCGAGACCTTTGACTTCGTCATCACCGACGAGTGCCACCGCTCCATCTACCACCTCTGGCGGCAGGTGCTCGAATACTTCGACGCCTTCGTCATCGGCCTGACCGCCACGCCCTCGAAGCAGACCTTCGGCTTCTTCAACCAGAACCTCGTGATGGAGTACAACCACGAGCGGGCCGTGGCCGACGGCGTCAACGTCGGGTACGACGTCTACCGCATCAAGACCGAAATCACGGACAAGGGCGGCAAGGTCGATGCCGGGTACCACGTCGACCGCCGCGACAAGCTCACCCGCAAGACCCGCTGGGAGCAACTCGACGATGACTTCGTCTACGACGGCAGGGAACTCGACCGTTCCGTCGTCGCGCCGGACCAGATACGCACCATCGTCCGTACCTTCAAAGCGAAGCTTCCGACCGAGCTCTTCCCCGGCCGCACCGAAGTGCCGAAGACGCTCATCTTCGCCAAGGACGACTCCCACGCCGAAGACATCGTCGGCATTGTGCGCGAGGAGTTCGGCCAGGGCAACGACTTCTGCAAGAAGATTACCTACCGCACGACCGGCGAGAAACCGGAAGACCTGATTGCGAGCTTCCGCAACTCCTTCAACCCGCGCATCGCGGTCACGGTGGACATGATTTCCACCGGCACCGATATCCGTCCGCTCGAATGCCTCATCTTCATGCGCGACACCAAGTCGAGTCTTTACTTCGACCAGATGAAGGGCCGGGGCATGCGCGTCATTGATCCGAACGAACTGCAGGCAGTGACACCCGACGCGAAGAGCAAGACCCGCTTCGTCATCGTGGACGCGGTCGGCGTGTTCGAATCGGACAAGACCCAGACGAGGTCGCTGGAGCGCAAGCGCACGGTGCCGTTCGACAAGCTGCTCGACGAAGTCGCGCTCGGACGTCACGACGAGGATACGGTCTCATCGCTTGCAGGACGTTCGGCGCGGCTCGACCGTCCGTCTCACGCATTTGACATCAAACCGCTGTCGTTCTAA